A single genomic interval of Pogoniulus pusillus isolate bPogPus1 chromosome 24, bPogPus1.pri, whole genome shotgun sequence harbors:
- the TNNT3 gene encoding troponin T, fast skeletal muscle — translation MPVISKSAAQHERRGWIQRCCGSADCVHVHIADAEEKPRIKLTAPKIPEGEKVDFDDIQKKRQNKDLIELQALIDSHFEARRKEEEELVALKERIEKRRAERAEQQRIRAEKEKERQARLAEEKARREEEDAKRKAEDDLKKKKALSSMGATYSSYLAKADQKRGKKQTARETKKKVLAERRKPLNIDHLNEDKLRDKAKELWDWLYQLETEKYDFTEQIKRKKYEIITFRNRIDQAQKHSKKAGAKGKVGGRWK, via the exons ATGCCTGTCATCAGTAAATCAGCAG CCCAGCATGAAAG gagaggatGGATCCAGCGATGCTGTGGGAGTGCCGACTGTGTTCATGTGCATATTGCAGATGCAG AGGAGAAGCCCAGGATAAA GCTAACTGCTCCTAAAATACCAGAGGGTGAGAAAGTAGATTTTGAT GACAtccaaaagaaaaggcagaacaAAGACCTGATTGAGCTGCAGGCCCTGATTGACAGCCACTTTGAAgccagaagaaaggaagaggaagagctggTTGCACTCAAGGAGAGGATT GAGAAGCGCAGAGCTGAAcgagcagagcagcagcggaTCCGGgctgagaaggagaaggagcgcCAGGCAAGGCTTGCG gaggaaaaggcacggagagaggaagaggatgccAAGAGAAAAGCTGAGGATGATCTCAAGAAGAAGAAGGCTCTCTCCTCCATGGGTGCTACATACAGCAGCTACCTGGCTAAG GCTGatcaaaagagaggaaagaagcaaACAGCCAGAGAGACAAAGAAGAAGGTCCTGGCAGAGAGGCGCAAGCCCTTGAACATCGACCACCTGAATGAAGACAAGCTGAG GGACAAGGCCAAGGAGCTGTGGGACTGGTTGTACCAGCTGGAGACTGAGAAGTATGACTTCACAGAGCAGatcaagaggaaaaaatacGAG ATTATCACCTTCAGGAACCGGATCGATCAGGCTCAGAAGCA